TTACTTACTGAAGCCCCTGATGGAGTTGTCTttagggcagcagaggatgaaggaAGGTGAGCATTGAGTTACACAGTAGGTGAGGTGGAGAGGGGactaggggagggagggagaggaaagggaggtTTCCAGGCCCAGTTCCTGCTTTCCTCCCTGGATTCTTTCTACATTCTTCTATCTTCTCCCCTGAATCAGAGGTATTTCTTAGGGCCTGAGCCCCTAACTCCTTCCTCACCAACCTACTTTTAGAGTCTCAAGCTGGACAGGCCAAGGTGTCTCCATCTGGGCCCCTGAGAGAGCATCATAGGCAATACTCCAGAGAGGATGGTGACCTTACTGGTGGTGCCTTTTGCAGCAGTCACTAACTAGATTAAATCATAGTGGCCAGTATTGTAGCCATTAACTCATCCTTGACATTCACTCTATTTCTGACACCCCTCCCACACTCCCACATTCATTCCATTCCCAAGACTTACTCCACACCTGGTCCCAACCCCATCTCCAACCTCCCTGAATCTCACCCCATCCTCAGCCTCAGTCTGTTTGTGGATCTCTCCTTATTTCTGACATTCATTCTTCTCTGATCATATCACAAACTACCATCCCATCCCTGGTTCCCCTACACTTCATCTCTGACTCCAACCTCACCCCCTGATCCCAGTCTCAACCTTGATCTAAATcccatctctgagcctcactccATTCCCAACCTCAGACCAAATTATGCTTTTTCCTTAAGTTTTTTCccaggagttttataattttagctctaATTGTAAGTCTTTGATCCAttctaaattaattttgtatatgatgtAAGGTAGGGTCCCAGATTCATTCTTGTGTATGTGGATATCTAATTTTCCCAGCACAATTTGTTGAAAGACCATCCTTTCCCCCTTAAATAGTCTTGGCACGCTTGTTGAAACTCATTTGACCATTTATGCTTAGGTTTATTCTGGGCTTTTTATTCTCAGGTCCTTATTATCCTTTGACTCCATCAGCCTAAggccttttccctccttttcacaAAGTGGCTGCTTCAGCTCCACACATCATATCCTATAACCATAGTCAAAGTCAAGAACCaaggatgtgtatgtgtgtgtgtgttttaaattaagaatatttCCCAGGAGTCCCCTGAGCCCATTAGACTTCCTCTTAAGCAACAGTATGCTGAAGCCAGTTTGCACAAGCTTGTGAAAGCACATTATCACATTTTTTAGATTTTGTGAGCTTGTTGTTAAACACCACCATCCTTGAAACCAGCCATGGTGGTAGCATTTATTTATACCACAGAACAtagcaaatgctacaaatcagaaCTTCCTCCCCACCAGGAGAGTGATTTACCAGcacatcattatttttaagttttataaatcAGATCAAGATGATATGGCCACTCCTATCTTAAGGGAATCTTGGAAAATGAGTGTTTGTCATTTTCAGCCTCTCTCAAGggaaggggactttcctggctgaCAAGGAAAGGGAGAGCTAGGGAAGTAACCAATGGTGTTTTACATTAATGGTTCCCATTAATGAGAACGTTTTGTAATCACTGAAAAGAATATCTTCAAAGGATGTCTGCCAGAAGATAGAGCACTGTGGGCTCAGTGGTAGGATGCACCAAGCTCTATCAGTTGACATGGTGATTACAGCAAGAGGTGGGCCCAGGACAGGCTGTCTAGTCCATGTGATGGGGGCCTATTAGGGACATGGCCTCAGCAACTTCCTGTAACTACAATGGGGAGCTGCCTTGACATGGGACTGTGAACGGCCAGAGGACATGGGGCTTGGGATGATGCTGAGGGGAAGCGAGGAGCCCGGTGTGGAGTCTCAGAGGGTAGTAGATGTGTTCCCTGAAGAAGAGCCAACAAAGGAAGGCCTGCCATCCTTGGCCAGGAACTCCTTACTGATCAGGCCACGGATGGCCATGATCCTGAGGAGTCCGTGGCGAAACTTCTGGCCAATGAAGACGTAGATGAGGGGGTTGAGGCAGCTGTGCAGGAAGCCCAGGATCTCGGTGGCATCCAGGGCCCGGCCAATGTCATTGCGGCGCTGACAGGTCTCAGCAATCACATGGGCCCTCATGAGGGTGTCCGCGATCAGGACCAGGTTGTAGGGCAGCCAGCAGAGCAGGAAGACGAGCACGACAGCAAAGATGACCCGCATGGCCCGGTGCTTGTGCCCCATTTGGGCTGAAAACAGCGTGCGCAGGGTGAATCCGTAGCAGAACAGCATGACCAGCAGGGGCAGGAGGAAGCCAAAGGTCTGGGGCAGGACACGCATTATCATCCGCCATTTCGTTGTATTGGCACCCAGGTCCTCGTAGCAGACTAGGTCGGAGTACGGTGGTTGATAGGCCTCACGGAAGATGAAGATGGGCAGGGCCAGGATCACGGACAGGGCCCAGATGCCTAAACATATGAACTTGACCCAGTGCCGCTTCTGGGTCAGCGTGCGTGTGGCATGGACAATGGCCAGGTAGCGGTCCATGCTGATGCAGGCCAGCAGTAGAATACCGCTGTAGAAGTTCACTTCCTTCAGGAGTGAGGCCACCTTGCACAGGGGTGTGCCGAAGATCCAGCCCTTTGCCTTGGAGGCGGCCCAGATAGGCAAGGTCATGGCGAAGAGCAGGTCAGCCATGGCCAGGTTCAGCAGGTAGACATCAGTGACAGAGCGACCAATCCGGCTGTATAAGATGACCAGCATCACCAGGGAGTTTCCCAGGAGGCTTAGCAAGAAGACCAGGGCATAGATGACGACCACAGCATACTTGTTGAGTGTCTCAGTGCTTATCTCACAGGGACTATAATCATAGTCTTCTGTGGGTGGCGTGCCGCTGTAATTTCCAAACTCATCCTCAAACCCCTCCCACAAAATACTGCTATTAGATAAATCTTTCAGGATGATTGTCATGGTGTGATCTGGTTGAAagactagaaggaaagaaaggtgaTTTAGTAACTCAGATCCAAATCACTCTCATCAAGGATGTGATAACTGTTACTAGGTTATCTTGTGCTTATCTGCTAGCTTGGTAACTGAAGAGCCCTTCCTTCACCTCTGTCACAGGCTGCTTTAAGGATCAGCTTCATCGTGTTGTCAGCTTTCCAGAACCCCGAGGCCTAAATGTGGGATAATATGGACATACACACAGGGAAAAACATCAGCTGTTGGTTGGCCCCATAGTGGCATCAGGTTTACCTATAATACTGCCTCTGTGCTGACTTTGACTTTCTGCATCCTCAGCCATGTCTGGGCATTCAGATGGGAGGACTAAGTTGTTCTATACATTCAGGGAAGGGCCAGCATCAGGCAAAATGGAAGGAGGCAAACCtgctctagggcttcccaggtggctcagtggtaaagaaactgcctactgatgcagcagatgtgggtttgatccctggactgggaagatcccctggagaaggaaatgacaacccactccagtattcttgcctgaagaattccatggagcctggtgggctactgtccatggggtggcaaagacaaAACCTGCTCTCAGATGCCCCTTTCTATGCTATTTCCCCTCCATGGTATTcctggtgttttgtttgttttttgctgtatTATGCAGCCTGCAAGGGCCCAGCAGCgaaagtgctgaatcctaaccactggactactagggaattcCTTTACCAATTCTTATTTAACCTTCTTAAAATCCACTGAGGGAAGACAATATAGTAATAAATTGCATTAGAGTGTATTTCAAGGGGCTtctgctggtggtccagtggttaagattcccgcttccactgcagggggcacaggttcagtccctggctggggaactgagataccacatgccacgcAGCACAGctccccccctcaaaaaaagtgtattttaagCTTTTTCTCTAAAGGAGCAATAACTGTTTGGGTCCTCTGTCTAAAGAAAGTGTAAGCATTTAAGAGAAACCCCCATCATGGTCACCCCTTAAATACCCACAGAATTGTTCAGCACTTTTCAAATAACTTTTAaggttgttaaacatttattgaagcaAAATCTTACCAGAAGAAACAGACATGAAACAGACAAAAGCTCTTCTGCTGAGGAGGGTGGGTGTGCCCCTCTCTCCAACTAAGTAGTCACtacagaggctgctgctgctgctgctaagtcgcttcagtcctgttcgactctgtacgaccccatagacggcagcccagcaggctcccccgtccctgggattctacagagGAGGTTCCCACAAAACCTCCAGGGCTCTTCCGAGAACAATCTGAAAACCCTACAAATGATTACCAAGACTGGAAATAAGGATATCTGGTATCCAGTGCTCGTGCTGTCCTGATTCTGTCACTaattagctatgtgaccttgagtgGGTCCTTTTACCTCTCcagatttccatttcctcatccaaaTTGAGGGAGGCAGAGTAAATAACCCCTGAGATGTTTCCAAATCTGAGGTTCTATGAGTTCATTCAAACCCACACCTTTTAATATCTCTGCCAGGACTGCATTTTCACAAAAGACTAAGCCTCAGGGCAAAGCAATAAACGTCAAATCAGAAAAAGTCATCCTCTTCCCTAAAAAAGGGGAGAtgtggaatttccctggtggcacagtggttaagaatctgtctgccagtgtaggagacacaggcttgatccctgctccaggaagagccCACATACCACGAAGCAATTAAGCCCGTGAGCCGCAACTaccactgagcccgtgctctagagcctgcaagctgcagcTACTAAGCCCCTGTtccaccactactgaagcctacgtgcctagagcctgtgaacctcaactagagagtagcccccactctctgcaactagagaaagctcccgtgtagcaacaaagaccagctcagccccccaaaaaatttttttaataaataaatatttttaaaaggagagaggTGTGAAAGGTGAAGGTGAGAAGACTGTGGCCCCCTGGTCACCATCTGTAGCCATGTATAAAAACAGAACTGAATAcatggtcatgaggaaggaggcagggagtcAATGGAGTACAAATCACAGGTCCCAGACAACCAGATGCATTTTCCAAAATATAGTCAAACTAAGTCACCCTGCCCCAGAAAAAGTCCTGGCAATCAGAGGTGGCTCCCTACCTGAGTCACCAACCCTGTATGTCCAACTGTAAGAGCCTGGAACTCAGAGACCAGAGTGCCTTAACACTGAGAGGAAACTTGATGAATAAAGAATAGGGAAGCCTCGTCACAGCACAGCTCCTCCTTGGGCCCTGCCCATGTCTATATTTGGAGAACAGGTTAAATCAGGGGGTCACAGGCTATCAGAGACTCACAGGGTCCCTGTGTCCAAGCAGGGGAACCCTAGGTGAAGATGGAGTTAAGGATCCATTATCTGAATTCTCCACTCTGTGGATGGCTATTgtcattctcttccttttcttgcttttatttccgttTGAAAGCTTCCAACTTGCCTGACCTGAATAAAGGGGAAAGAACTTGACTTTATATAGTACAGATTCTAGCAGTCCGTATGGGAGGGCCTTGTAGGAGCCCTCCACCACCGGGGTGGGGTTGACGGCTAGAGGACAACCCAGTGGGAAGGAGGTCAAAGACTGAGTTGTGTTTGGACAGCAAACACGCAGTGTTTACTTCAACTCTAGGCTTCTTTGGGATGGAGATGTTGATGGAGCTTCGGAGGAAGAAGCTCCACCACCACCAACGAAGAACTGGTTGATTAGAATTGCCCTGAGTCTGGGGGCCACTCCTGGAGTCTGGCTGGACCACAGGGAGACCAGCAGAGCTGGGGCCAATGGTGGTGATTGGAGGAGTGGTGGTAATGTCATTCGCCACGCTCTCAGTCTTGACGGATGGCATCTCTGGGAACCTGCCTCAGCTGCTCCCA
The window above is part of the Bos javanicus breed banteng chromosome 2, ARS-OSU_banteng_1.0, whole genome shotgun sequence genome. Proteins encoded here:
- the LOC133228763 gene encoding C-X-C chemokine receptor type 2 isoform X1; translated protein: MKLILKAACDRVFQPDHTMTIILKDLSNSSILWEGFEDEFGNYSGTPPTEDYDYSPCEISTETLNKYAVVVIYALVFLLSLLGNSLVMLVILYSRIGRSVTDVYLLNLAMADLLFAMTLPIWAASKAKGWIFGTPLCKVASLLKEVNFYSGILLLACISMDRYLAIVHATRTLTQKRHWVKFICLGIWALSVILALPIFIFREAYQPPYSDLVCYEDLGANTTKWRMIMRVLPQTFGFLLPLLVMLFCYGFTLRTLFSAQMGHKHRAMRVIFAVVLVFLLCWLPYNLVLIADTLMRAHVIAETCQRRNDIGRALDATEILGFLHSCLNPLIYVFIGQKFRHGLLRIMAIRGLISKEFLAKDGRPSFVGSSSGNTSTTL
- the LOC133228763 gene encoding C-X-C chemokine receptor type 2 isoform X2, giving the protein MTIILKDLSNSSILWEGFEDEFGNYSGTPPTEDYDYSPCEISTETLNKYAVVVIYALVFLLSLLGNSLVMLVILYSRIGRSVTDVYLLNLAMADLLFAMTLPIWAASKAKGWIFGTPLCKVASLLKEVNFYSGILLLACISMDRYLAIVHATRTLTQKRHWVKFICLGIWALSVILALPIFIFREAYQPPYSDLVCYEDLGANTTKWRMIMRVLPQTFGFLLPLLVMLFCYGFTLRTLFSAQMGHKHRAMRVIFAVVLVFLLCWLPYNLVLIADTLMRAHVIAETCQRRNDIGRALDATEILGFLHSCLNPLIYVFIGQKFRHGLLRIMAIRGLISKEFLAKDGRPSFVGSSSGNTSTTL